The proteins below are encoded in one region of Pseudomonas entomophila L48:
- the yhbY gene encoding ribosome assembly RNA-binding protein YhbY: MPLNNEQKKQYKSIGHDLKPVLIVAGNGLNEGVIAELERALVDHELIKVEIRSEDREERAETIAELCKAGRAELVQTIGKKALIYRKNPQPNKQLSNIHRYK, encoded by the coding sequence ATGCCGCTCAATAACGAGCAGAAGAAGCAATACAAGTCCATTGGTCATGACCTGAAGCCGGTCCTGATCGTTGCTGGCAACGGTTTGAATGAAGGCGTGATCGCCGAACTGGAACGCGCCCTGGTCGACCACGAGCTGATCAAGGTCGAGATTCGTTCGGAAGATCGCGAAGAACGCGCCGAGACCATCGCCGAACTGTGCAAGGCCGGCCGCGCCGAGCTGGTGCAGACCATCGGCAAGAAAGCGCTGATCTACCGCAAGAACCCGCAGCCGAACAAGCAGCTGTCCAACATCCACCGTTACAAGTAA